Proteins co-encoded in one Afipia sp. P52-10 genomic window:
- a CDS encoding M23 family metallopeptidase has protein sequence MSHGTQGGGNHGRAATGTIDLGHEPPLSVNGTDATFIDRRRVSVQWFSGTILTGLCGAALIGGAVFTALDGETTFAHVPERLEGALRGAFSANERGTTRKTDRLPPPSESSAARQVIRVSTVARAGNRDIMRVRPFIRISGNLSLASSELSSKIPAFNAQRLLTDVGSPSSASGEEQQSAESAEPDAEVSFVTRDLAPLLPKAKIATAIAIDDVVMRVREASNWRNNGSTSGVRYAAAASPADMRMAYAAEGQIDPYAGFEARVVPENVTLLGKTKDQVTGGNPSTERVHLVKKGESVASILRDQGASPEEIKAIVAQLGARGKDGGLKEGQKLRILMMPPGPGRKPQACRVVIANETAVEAVVALSDLGKYVNVDVSSLNMPTATAEASTDDDEEDDGTGIRLYQSIYETALRNKVPAPVIEDMIRVYSYDVDFQRRVQAGDSFEVFFAGEDETPTPDAKNEVLFASLTVGGETKKYYRFQTPDDGIVDYYDETGKSAKKFLVRKPVNNATMRSGFGSRRHPILGFSRMHTGVDWATGYGTPIFASGNGAIEKIGWEGGYGKYIRIKHPNGYETAYGHMSAFAKGMEVGKRVRQGQVIGYVGSTGLSTGAHVHYEILVNGRFVDPMRVRLPRGRSLEGTMLTAFEQERDRLEGIMNNRGSSPRLAQGQADTPITRSITPR, from the coding sequence TTGAGCCACGGCACGCAAGGCGGGGGCAACCACGGACGCGCGGCAACCGGGACGATCGATCTCGGTCATGAGCCGCCGCTCTCCGTCAACGGCACCGATGCGACCTTCATCGACCGCCGCCGCGTGTCGGTGCAGTGGTTCAGCGGCACGATCCTGACCGGTCTCTGCGGCGCGGCCTTGATTGGCGGCGCCGTTTTCACAGCCCTCGACGGCGAAACCACCTTCGCGCACGTGCCTGAACGTCTGGAGGGCGCGCTGCGCGGCGCCTTTAGCGCCAACGAGCGCGGCACCACCCGCAAGACCGACCGGCTGCCGCCGCCGAGCGAAAGCTCCGCCGCGCGCCAGGTGATCCGGGTCTCGACGGTCGCCCGCGCCGGCAACCGCGACATCATGCGGGTGCGTCCCTTCATCAGGATTTCCGGCAACCTGTCGCTTGCCAGCAGCGAGTTGTCGTCGAAGATCCCGGCCTTCAATGCGCAGCGGCTGCTGACCGATGTCGGCTCGCCGTCGTCGGCCTCCGGCGAGGAGCAGCAGAGCGCGGAGAGCGCCGAGCCCGACGCCGAAGTCTCGTTCGTCACGCGCGATCTCGCGCCGCTGCTGCCAAAGGCGAAGATCGCCACCGCGATTGCGATCGACGATGTCGTCATGCGGGTGCGCGAGGCCTCGAACTGGCGCAACAACGGCAGCACCTCGGGCGTCCGTTATGCCGCGGCCGCCTCGCCTGCCGACATGCGGATGGCGTACGCGGCCGAAGGTCAGATCGATCCTTACGCCGGCTTCGAGGCACGGGTGGTGCCGGAGAACGTGACGCTGCTCGGCAAGACCAAGGATCAGGTCACCGGCGGCAACCCGTCCACCGAGCGCGTCCATCTCGTCAAGAAGGGTGAAAGCGTCGCCAGCATTCTGCGCGATCAGGGCGCTTCGCCGGAAGAGATCAAGGCCATCGTGGCCCAGCTCGGCGCCCGCGGCAAAGACGGCGGCCTCAAGGAAGGCCAGAAACTGCGGATCCTGATGATGCCGCCGGGGCCAGGCCGCAAGCCGCAGGCCTGCCGCGTCGTGATCGCCAACGAAACCGCCGTGGAGGCGGTGGTCGCCCTCTCCGACCTCGGCAAATACGTCAATGTCGATGTCTCCAGCCTCAACATGCCGACGGCCACGGCAGAAGCGAGCACCGATGACGACGAGGAGGATGACGGCACCGGCATCCGCCTCTACCAGAGCATTTACGAGACGGCGCTGCGCAACAAGGTCCCCGCGCCCGTCATCGAGGACATGATTCGCGTCTATTCCTACGACGTCGACTTCCAGCGCCGGGTGCAGGCCGGCGATTCGTTCGAAGTCTTCTTCGCCGGCGAAGACGAAACGCCGACCCCCGACGCCAAGAACGAAGTGCTGTTCGCCTCGCTCACGGTCGGTGGCGAAACCAAGAAATATTATCGCTTCCAGACGCCGGACGACGGCATCGTCGATTACTATGACGAGACCGGAAAGAGCGCGAAGAAATTCCTGGTGCGCAAGCCGGTCAACAACGCGACGATGCGCTCAGGCTTCGGCTCGCGCCGTCACCCGATCCTCGGCTTCTCCCGCATGCACACCGGCGTCGATTGGGCCACGGGCTACGGCACCCCCATTTTCGCCTCCGGCAACGGCGCGATCGAGAAGATCGGCTGGGAAGGCGGCTACGGCAAATACATCCGCATCAAGCATCCGAACGGCTATGAGACCGCCTACGGCCACATGTCCGCGTTCGCCAAGGGGATGGAAGTCGGCAAGCGCGTCCGCCAGGGCCAGGTGATCGGCTATGTCGGCTCCACCGGCCTCTCGACCGGCGCTCACGTCCACTACGAAATCCTGGTGAACGGCCGCTTCGTCGATCCGATGCGCGTCCGCCTGCCGCGCGGCCGCTCGCTCGAAGGCACGATGCTCACCGCCTTCGAGCAGGAGCGCGATCGCCTCGAAGGCATCATGAACAACCGCGGCAGCAGCCCGCGCCTGGCACAAGGCCAGGCCGATACGCCGATCACCCGCAGCATCACGCCGCGCTGA